Proteins from a single region of Candidatus Methylomirabilota bacterium:
- the rlmB gene encoding 23S rRNA (guanosine(2251)-2'-O)-methyltransferase RlmB, with product MASEDEPRPLFGRNPVLELLRAGGRRVEEVAILAEGRGPALHELLGLAKRQGVKISYRTRDQLSAMAGDPHHQGVVARVAGASYAALADILEIPAARGEAPFFLALDQVQDPRNLGAVLRTAEATGAHGVVVPKHHAAGLTSAAAKSAVGAAGLVPVARETNLVHALEVLKKEGVWTIGAVPAGGRLPWETDLAGPVCLVLGGEGEGLRPLVAKSCDLLVSLPMRGRLASLNVSAAAAVLCYEVVRQRAREKNLDRKPLT from the coding sequence CTGGCGTCCGAGGACGAGCCTCGCCCCCTTTTCGGCCGGAACCCGGTCCTGGAGCTGCTCCGGGCCGGCGGCCGACGCGTGGAGGAGGTCGCCATCCTGGCGGAGGGCCGGGGGCCGGCGCTACACGAGCTTTTGGGCCTGGCCAAGCGGCAGGGGGTGAAGATCTCCTACCGGACGCGCGATCAGTTGAGCGCCATGGCCGGTGACCCTCACCACCAGGGCGTCGTGGCCCGGGTGGCGGGCGCCAGCTACGCCGCGCTGGCCGACATCCTGGAGATCCCGGCGGCTCGAGGGGAGGCCCCGTTCTTCCTGGCGCTCGACCAGGTTCAGGACCCTCGGAACCTCGGGGCGGTGCTCCGGACCGCGGAGGCCACCGGGGCGCATGGGGTCGTGGTGCCCAAGCACCATGCGGCCGGTCTCACCAGTGCTGCGGCCAAATCGGCGGTGGGCGCGGCCGGCCTGGTTCCGGTGGCCCGGGAGACGAACCTGGTTCATGCACTGGAAGTACTCAAAAAAGAAGGCGTGTGGACGATCGGAGCCGTCCCGGCCGGAGGGAGGCTCCCCTGGGAGACCGACCTGGCCGGCCCGGTCTGCCTGGTTCTGGGCGGTGAGGGAGAGGGGCTGCGGCCCCTGGTCGCCAAGAGTTGTGATCTCCTGGTGAGCCTGCCCATGCGGGGACGTCTCGCGTCGCTGAACGTCTCGGCCGCTGCCGCGGTTCTCTGCTACGAGGTGGTGCGTCAGAGGGCCCGAGAGAAAAATCTTGACAGAAAACCCTTGACTTGA